A region of the Nocardia nova SH22a genome:
GAGTTCGTCCCAGGTGTCCAGATTCATCGCGATCCGCCGCAACACGAGGGACGTGCCGCCGCGCAACCAGGGCCGGCCGGCGCCGTCGTCCCACACCAGCCGGTCGAAATCGGTGCCGGTCGCGATGTTGACCGTCCCGTCCACCTGACCCATCAGATTCCGCATCGTCTGCCCGGCCGGGGCGTCGCGGAATCCGCGCTGGATCCACCGGACGGTCACCAGCGAGGTCACGCTGCGAGACAACGCCCGGAGGGCGTGCGCCACCGCGGTCGCCTCGTCGGCGCAGATCTGCAGCAGCAGATCGCCGTCGCAGAACGCCGGATCGAGCCGATCGATCCCGAATCCGGGCAGCGGCGCGAACCAATCCGGCCGCGCGGCCTCCAGTCCGGCCACGGTGAACAGGCGCGGCCCGAAGCCGACGGTGACGGTCAGGCGGGCCGGACGGCGGGCGAGGTCCGGTTCGGTATCGGCGAGTGCGGGCTCACCCCGGCACAGGCGCGCGGCGTCACCGGACCAGATACGCAGGATGCCCGCGATATCGTCCCGGGACGTGCCCGCCCGCAGATCGAAGGCCACGAATGCCACGTGCCGCTGCGGGACGGTCGCCACCCCGCCCTGATGGGCTCCGAAGAACGGCTCGCGGGCGGTCCCGGGATCGGCGGGCGCCCCGGTACGCCACCGGTCGGCGCCCACGGCGATCCCGGCGGCACCGGCCGCGCCCGCCGCGGCGATCCCGCCACCGAGCAACCGGCGCCGCGACAGCCGCTCAGCCACCGTGCTTCGGGGCCGCGGCGTCACCGGACGGTGCGTAGTTCTCCTGATTACCCGCGAAATCGCGCACCTGCGCGGTGAACGTGGTGCTGGAGCCGTCGGCGAATTTCACCGTGATCGGCGCCTGCGTCCCGGTACGCAGCGGGGCCTTCAGATCGATGAACATCAGATGATCACCACCGGGCGTCAGCTTCGCGGCACCGTGCGGCGGAATCACCAGACCACCGGCCTTGGGCCGCATCATGGTCCCGCCGTCCGCGGCGACGACCTCGTGGATCTCCATCCGGGCCGCGACCGGGGCGGTCGCGTCCACGATGCGCACCTCGCGGTCGCTGCCGTTGGCGAATTCCGCGAACGCCGAGGACATCCCCGAATCGGCGGCCTTGATCCACTGATTGCTCACGGTGACCGCATCGGCGTCCGCGCCGGGGTGTTCGGTACTCGAGGAACAGCCGGTGAGGGCGATCGATACGGCCGTCACCCCGGTCGCGAGTGCGGTCGCCGAGCGGCGTGCAGCGGTGCCGGGCCGGAAGCGGCGTGCGGACGGTGAAATGCGAGCGGGACGATGCCCGGACGCACGGGTTGGGCAAGGGACAAGAGACATGTCTGGACTCCAGATGTGAGGAAAGGATGGTCGTCCCCGGGAGTGACCGTGGCGGCGGCAACCCGACGGTCGCTGCCGACACCACCGGCGGCGAACACCGGCAGATCACCGACCGCGTCGATCACCGGCGGGACGGATGCCGGGACGTCCGGTGGCGCGGCCGCACACCGGATGCCTGGCACGTGGATCGGTTCTTCGCGGGGGAAGGCGCTCACGAACTCGCGGCCCAGTGCGCAGCACCGCGCCTCGCTCGGCGTCCATTCCCGATCGCCACTCGCCCGGTTTCGACGGTTCGGCGCCGATCTCTCGGCCGAGCGGACGGACACGATCGTGAGGGCCCGGGACGTGTGGGTTCCGCGCGACCGGAACGCAGCGACGGCTGGAACGACGCGAGGACGTGTGGCGTCAGGTCGGAGCGGCGCAGGATCCGATGCCTCGCCATTCCGGGCGCACCGGCATGTGGACAGTGCCCATGGTCCCGGCCGACACCGTTGCACATCCCGGCATCGATAGCCCGTGCCACCACATCGGATGGTCCGGAAACCAGCACTGCGGTCGCAACGACGAGGAGACAGACGGTCCTGTGCCGACCCGATCAGGCCCGCGAAGGTTCGAGAAGCAGTCCCCACCCGACCGGCGGACCGCGCCGCCCGGTCCCCGACGCCGCGACCAGTCGGCGCCGCGGTGCGAAGACCTCGGGGAACGACGCGAATACCGGCGCCGAGGTGAATCCCAGGACCTGGCAGAGCTGCCGCACCGCCCGCCGGATCCGCGAAACGGCCCGCAGCAGCGTCATTTCCGCACCGCGGATCAGTATCGCCCCGGCCACGACGGCCACGGCGTGCGCGACGAGCATCGGCGTCGTGAACAACGCGCCGTGACAGTGCGAACCGGTCGACAGCGCGATATGCCCGGACATCTGGCCGACTGTCAGCAGCCCCATCAACCGCACGGCCCCGGTGCGGCTGTACGCGGCCAGGCAGCCGATCACGCAACTACTCGCCAGGAGCAGCATGAGCGCGGCGGATCCGGGCGACACCGGGCCACCGGCCAGCGCGTGCGCGGCGATACTCACCGTCGCCGACGCGGCGGCGACACAACTGCCACGCAGCCGCATGGCCGGATCCGCAGTCGTTCGCACCCGGGCATCGTATCGAGGCCCCGGCCGCGACCCCATGCCCAGGCCCATCGGTGTGCGGCGACTCACCCGGCGGCGCTGCGGACCGCACGATCACAGGATCTCGAGCTCGGCCTCGCGCAGGTCCTCGGGAAACACGAAGCGCCGCAACGCCCAGAACCGGAAGGCCATCGCCAGCAGCACGCCCAGGATCTGGCCGGTCACGAAGTTGGACACCGCTTGCGCGAACGAGCTCACATGCGGCACCCGGATATCGAAGACGTAGAGCGCCACGGCCTGCGGAATCACCGTCACGCCGACCGCCAGCGCACTCACTGCGAAGAACAGCGCCGCCTCGTGACCGCGCTGGCGTCCGCCGCGCGTGTTGAACGACCACTCGCGATTGAGGATGTAGGACACGATCGTGGCGATCAGCACGCCGAACGCGCGCGCGGTGAGCGGCTTGTCCTGCAGCACCGTCAGCTTCAGCGCGTACACCACCCCGGTGTCCACGAACCACGTCATCGCGCCGACCACGGCGAATTTCATCAGCTCCCGGTGCGCGAGCAGCATCATCCGCCAGCGTTCGGGCAGCCGGTCCAGTCCAACCTGCACCAACGACACGCAATCCACCCTAACCCCGGGGCCGGGCCGCGGCATCCGCACCACGACCATGACCTCACGGGTAATCGTGGCGACCACCCGGCCCGCCTACCATCGGGCAGGTGCCCACCCACACCGCCGGAGATCTACTGCGCCACTGGCGCCGCACCCGCCGCCTGAGCCAGCTCGAACTCGCCGGCCGCGCCGAAACCTCGACGCGCCACCTGAGTTTCGTCGAAACCGGCCGCTCCACACCCAGCCGCCAGCTCATCCTCCATCTCAGCGAGGAATTGGAAATCCCGCTGCGCGAACGCAACCGGATGCTGCTGGCCGCCGGGTACGCCCCCGTCTACGCCGAACCCGCATTGGACACTCCCGCGATGGCTCCCGTCCGCACCGCGATCCGGCAGATCCTCACCGGTTACGAGCCTTATCCCGCCCTGGCCGTCGATGCCCAGTGGAACATGGTCGACGCCAATGCCGGTGTCGCCCTGTTCCTCGACGGCATTCCCGCCGAGCTGCTCATCCCGCCGGTCAACGCGTTGCGGCTGAGCCTGCACCCGGCCGGTCTCGCTCCGCGCATCGTCAACCTCGCCGAGTGGCGCGGTCACCTGTTCGAACGGATCGAACGTCAGATCGAGGCCACCGGCTCCGCCGATCTGGCCGCCCTGCGCGCCGAACTGCTCACCTATCCCGGTGGCCGCGACGACCCGGGACTGCCCGAACCCGATCAGGCCGTGGTGCCGCTGCGCCTGCGCCACCACGACCCCGACCACGGCGCCGTCGAACTGGAATTCATCAGCACCATGACGATCTTCGGCAGCCCGATGAACGTCACCGTCGCCGAACTGGCCGTCGAATCGTTCCTCCCGGCGAGCCCCGCCACCGCCGAATTCCTGCGCCGCCGTTCACATATCGAGTAGATGCGGCAGTCCGGCCCGGTAGCGGTCGGCGTCGATCCGTTTCAGCGGCTCCAGCTCGGCCGGGGCGTACATCGGGAACACCGAGGCGCGCGGGGCGTTGTCCCCGGCCGCGTCCAGGATCCCGTTGGCCGCCTTGCGCCCGGCCTCGCACGCGCTCTCCATGGTCGCCAGGTTGATTCCGGTGCGGACGTGGTCTCCGGCGACGAACAGATTGCCGATCGCCGATCGCGCCTCCGGGCGGTGGTCCCACGAACCCACCGTATTCACCAGCAGGGGAGTGTCGTTGCGATTGCCGCCCTCCTCGAAATGCACGCCCGGATCCACGAACCAGGACCGCAGATCCTCGTCGCGCAGCCACCCGGTGCCGGTGTTGAGCCAGCGCTTCAGCTGTGCCCAGACCTCCTGCACCACTTCGTCCTTCGAGCACTGCTTGGCGGGTTTGCCGAACAGGATGCCGGGTGTGTCCCAGTCCGACACATCCGCCGACAGGCATTCCACGACCGTCCCGTCGCCGTAGCGGGCCGCGAAATCACCGCGCCACATCGGCGCCTGCCGCAGCGCCGTGATCGCCCACGGTGACCCGAGCGCCGCGATGTGGCCCTCCGGGACGCCGGTCGGCTGCCGCAGATAGAACTGCACGCCGACCATCCAGTCCATCACCAGCTCCCGCATGCCGGCCAGCGCCGGATCGGCGGTGAGCACGGCGTCGTCGAGAATCGTGGCGGCGCGATCGGCGGGCATCGCGCACACATACCAATCCGCCTGTACCGCACGCCCGCCCGCATTCGCGCCGGTGATCCGATCGCCTGACACCCGCAGACCGGTCAATCCCGCACCGGTGACGAACCGCACGCCCTGTCCCGACAGATGCGCCACCCACGGATCGATCCACGCCTCGTTGGTCGGTCCGTTCAGGATCCGGTCGACCCCACCGCGATACGGCCCGATCCCCGCCCCCGCGAAAACCAGTGCCTCCCCGATGGTTCCGATGGTGCGCGCCGAACTGGTCTCCGATTTCGCCGCCACGGTGATCCGGGTCAGCGCCCGCGCCAGATACTCCCGGTAGGCCAGCGACTTCCCGTCGGCGCGCACCGCGTCCATCCACGACCGGTACTCCCATTCCCCGAGTCGGCGCTCGTCGCAGGTGGTGAACCACATCAGCATCCGATCACCGAAGAACGCCAGCTCCGACGGCGGCAGCTGCGGAACGAATCCCAGTCCCGCGACCAGCGAGTTACGGATGCGGTCGGGGTTCAGCTGGGTCAGCCCGGCCACCTCGGTCGGTACCGTCACCGGCGGCAGATCCGGAAATCCTGCCACCGTGGATTCGACCCGGATCAGGTTTCCGGCGACCCCGTTCGCGTTGCCCGGGAACGGAATTCGGGCCATCGTGTCCGGGACGTGCTGATAGCAGCCGGGAAAGAACCGGAAACCGTGCTCGCCGGGAAGATCCGCCCGTCCGCCCGCTCCGGTGCCGGGCACGCTCATACTGCGGGCCTTACCGCCGAGCGCGGTGGGCTCGTACACCGTCACCGCGTATCCGCGCTCGCAGAGTTCGTGCGCCGCGGTCAAACCCGATACGCCCCCGCCGAATACGGCCACACTGCGACCCGGCGCGAGCTGCCCGTGCACCGGTCTCGCCTGCGCCCGCGCGCCGTTCCACACACTCCCCGCCGCCAGCACCGCACCCGCGGCCGCCGCACCGCGCAGCAGTTGCCGCCTGCCGAACACACCCGCACCGTCCCGACCGGTCATGTCCACTCCTCGTTTCAGCGACGGGATCGGCACCGCGTCGACCCCTGAGATCGGATTACTGTGTCCCCCAATCGGTCCCGAGCGATCTCGGCACCTTCTCCGGCTACTTGGACGCGGCCGGAACCCATCGCGTGACCGTGGCGCCCCAGCGCGCCAGCTGCCGTTCGCGCCAGTCCACCGCGTTGTCCCGTATCTCCTGCAGTACGGTCCCCGCCACGGCGGCGGGAGACGCGTGGCGCAGTGCCTGCACCGCGAATCGCGCCGCCCGGCTCGGTGTGAGCAGCTGATCGGGGGTGCGTGCGCGGGTCATCACATCCAGCGCGAGCGCGGCCAGGTGCGGGTCGGTGGCTCCGGTCCGGTACATCTGCACCTCGAGCGGCGTCATCTCCGTGCCGCGTGCGAGCCGGTTGGTCCACTGGTACATCGGCAGGCATTCGAGTTCGCGCTGCCGTTCCCAGCGCGTGACCGCCCGATCCAGTGCGGGCGCGTCGTCCAGTACCGATGCGGTGTGCTCGCCGAGCAGCCGCCCGTACCGCATGGCGTCGCGCATCCCCTGTGCCGTCACGGGATCCTTGAAATGCCCGGCGTCACCGGCCAGCGCCCACCCCGGACCGCTGGAATGCCGGAAATACGAGACGATGTCGGTCGCCGAGCGCACCCGTCCGATCAGTTCGCTCCCGTCGAGGCGGGCCGCGAGATCCGGGATGGCGGCCACCATCTCCCGATACCGCCGTTCGGTGTCGCGCCCGGTCCGCGGCCCGCGCCGCACCGGAGGCTGGATCAGCGACAGCACCGTGCCGTCCTCGCACGGGAAGGCCGTTCCCAGCAGATCCCCGTCCCGCCACTGCGCCGCGGTGTCCCGCCACTCCGGGCGCCCGTCGCGCCAATACCCGAAGTAGCAGGCCCGCCCGCTCGGCTTGGCCCGGTACGGTTCGAGGGTTCCGGCCAGGCGCGCCACGGTCGAGCGGCGGCCGTCGGCGCCCACCACCAGCCGGGCCCGTACCTCGTGCACGGCGCCCACGCGATCCACCGCCCGCACGCCCGTGACCCGGCGGCCGTCGCGGATCAGCTCGGTCACCCGCATGGACTCGTACACGGTGGCACCGGCCGCCCGGGCGGTGGCCACCAGCGCCGCGTCGAATCCGGTGCGGCGCACGCACATCGCGTAGCCGATGCCCTCGATCGGGGTGAACGGCGCACGCACGATCTGGCCCGCACCCGCGGCGAAGGCGATCCGCAGCGGGGGAGCTCCCAGTTCGCGCACCCGCTCCAGGGCGCCGAGGGCGGCCACCTCGGCGACCCCCGCGGGCCAGAGCAGATGGGTGGACAGGGTGTCGGCGGGGAACCGCGCGGAGTCGAGGACCACCACCCGCCGCCCGGCCCGCGCGAACGCGATGGCGGCGGCCGATCCCGCACAGCGTGCCCCGACCACCACGACATCGGCGAATTCCCGCTCCGGACAGTCCGTTTCCTCCGAGGTCACCCGGCCCGGTCCCGCATCGTGATGCTCCGTGCGGGCTCGCGGGGGTGTCGCGTGAGGGTTCGGATCCGCCGGCTGCGACTCGGCGGGGTCATCGGTGGGCATCGGTGCCGCCTTACGGGTCACTATGTTCGGACACTATGTCCTATTGAGAGAATGAGGTGACACGTCTCACATTGTCAATGGATTGGCGAAAATACCGGGCGCATCGGAGAGCGGCCGCGCCCCAATGGGATTGCCAAGTATTCGCTACCTCGCGTGGTCTCGTGGTTGCGGCACAATGTCGGCATGGCCGTCCTCGACGAACACCCGCCATGGCGTCGCTGACGCGGCCGGGTTCCCGGTCCCGGCAGCGCGATGAACGCCGCGACGCCGTGGAACGGCGCGTCCTCGCGGCCGTCGACCGACTGCTCGCCACGGGCGTGACCTACACCGAGCTCCCGGTGGCGCGGATCGCCGCCGAGGCCGATATCGCTCGCTCCACGTTCTACCGCTACTTTCCGGACAAGAGCCGGCTGCTCATCCGGATGGCCGATCTGGCGACCGACGAGCAGTTCCGGACGGCCGAACTCTGGTGGGCCGCCGACCATCTCGACGGTGAGGAGGGGGTCGTCACCGCGATGCGGCTGATGATCGCCGGAACCCGCGCCCATCATCTGGTCCTACGGGCCCTCACCGAGGTGGCGGGCTACGACCGCGATGTCGGCGAGTACTGGCGCGACCGGATCAGCCGCTTCACCGAACTCGTCCGAGCCCGGCTGGACCGGGAGCGCGAACGCGGACGGATCTCCGCCGACCTCGAGGTCGAGGCCACCGCGATCGCGCTCACCTGCATGGTTGAGCGCGCCATCGATTTCACCTTCGCGATCGGCAACCCGGTCGACGACGAACAACTCGCCCGCGCCCTCGGTCGCACGATCTGGCAGGCCGTGTACGCGGGGGGAGCGCCGACGGCCACCTAGCGACCGCCCGGACGCGCGATCTCCGGTAGGGGACCCACGAGAGCGGCGACCGGAAGCGATCTCGCCCGGCGGAGCGAAAACCATTGCCCACCAGGTCTGTCCGTAGACAGTTGAAATGCCGCGTGCGGCACAGCACCTTTGAACATATCTATATCGACCTATGCGCATCTACTTATTAGTTATCCGAGTGGCGGCTACATGGCACAGAAAACCCCCGCGGCCCCGACGGGGGAGGGTGTCATCGCGCGCTAGCGTCGGACCATGGAGTTGCGCAGGGTTCACCACGTGGCCGTGATCACATCGGACTATGAGCGGTCGAAGGCGTTCTACACCGAGGTCCTGGGGCTGCGGGTGATCGCGGAGAACTACCGGGCCGAACGGCGTTCCTGGAAGCTGGATCTCGCGCTGGCCGACGGGACGCAGATCGAGCTGTTCTCCTTCCCGGATCCACCGGCTCGCCCGTCGCGGCCGGAGGCATGCGGCCTGCGGCACCTGGCCTTCGCCGTCGACGATGTCGAGGCGGCGCTCACGGAGTTGCGGGGGAGGGGAGTGGCCGTCGAACAGGTGCGGGTCGACGAGTACACGGGGCGGCGGTTCGCCTTCTTCGCGGATCCGGACGGCCTTCCTCTGGAGCTTTACGAGGTCTGAAGGCAGACAGGGCATCCCAGCCTGCGAGGGCTGCCGTATATTACAGTAAGAAATGGGCATATGCGTATCTATGCATGTCAAATCTGGTCAGCGTGTCATCGGTTCACCACGAAACCGCCATTACTACAAAACGCCCCGAGGAGACCGGTGAGGGGTTGTCGAGCGGCTGGGGGTGGCTGCCATACGATGGCCGGATGACCACAGTGTTGCTCAACACATCAGCAGGGGACATCACCCTCGAATTGGATGAGGAGAAGGCGCCGAAGACGGTTGCCAACTTCGTGGACTACGTCAAGGCCGGTCACTACTCCGGGACGATCTTTCACCGCGTGATTCCGGGTTTCATGGTGCAGGGCGGTGGCCTGACCGCTGACATGCA
Encoded here:
- a CDS encoding Dyp-type peroxidase — translated: MAERLSRRRLLGGGIAAAGAAGAAGIAVGADRWRTGAPADPGTAREPFFGAHQGGVATVPQRHVAFVAFDLRAGTSRDDIAGILRIWSGDAARLCRGEPALADTEPDLARRPARLTVTVGFGPRLFTVAGLEAARPDWFAPLPGFGIDRLDPAFCDGDLLLQICADEATAVAHALRALSRSVTSLVTVRWIQRGFRDAPAGQTMRNLMGQVDGTVNIATGTDFDRLVWDDGAGRPWLRGGTSLVLRRIAMNLDTWDELDPDGRELSVGRRIATGAPLTGTRESDDPDFAAVDAHGITVIPPSSHIARAHHTTDGERFLRRGYNYDDAPAPGAISNSGLLFAAYQRDIAAQYLPVQRRLAEFDALNTWTTPIGSAVFLVPPGIAGPGDYLGQTLFEG
- a CDS encoding copper chaperone PCu(A)C yields the protein MTAVSIALTGCSSSTEHPGADADAVTVSNQWIKAADSGMSSAFAEFANGSDREVRIVDATAPVAARMEIHEVVAADGGTMMRPKAGGLVIPPHGAAKLTPGGDHLMFIDLKAPLRTGTQAPITVKFADGSSTTFTAQVRDFAGNQENYAPSGDAAAPKHGG
- a CDS encoding GtrA family protein, with translation MVATITREVMVVVRMPRPGPGVRVDCVSLVQVGLDRLPERWRMMLLAHRELMKFAVVGAMTWFVDTGVVYALKLTVLQDKPLTARAFGVLIATIVSYILNREWSFNTRGGRQRGHEAALFFAVSALAVGVTVIPQAVALYVFDIRVPHVSSFAQAVSNFVTGQILGVLLAMAFRFWALRRFVFPEDLREAELEIL
- a CDS encoding helix-turn-helix domain-containing protein translates to MPTHTAGDLLRHWRRTRRLSQLELAGRAETSTRHLSFVETGRSTPSRQLILHLSEELEIPLRERNRMLLAAGYAPVYAEPALDTPAMAPVRTAIRQILTGYEPYPALAVDAQWNMVDANAGVALFLDGIPAELLIPPVNALRLSLHPAGLAPRIVNLAEWRGHLFERIERQIEATGSADLAALRAELLTYPGGRDDPGLPEPDQAVVPLRLRHHDPDHGAVELEFISTMTIFGSPMNVTVAELAVESFLPASPATAEFLRRRSHIE
- a CDS encoding hydroxysqualene dehydroxylase translates to MTGRDGAGVFGRRQLLRGAAAAGAVLAAGSVWNGARAQARPVHGQLAPGRSVAVFGGGVSGLTAAHELCERGYAVTVYEPTALGGKARSMSVPGTGAGGRADLPGEHGFRFFPGCYQHVPDTMARIPFPGNANGVAGNLIRVESTVAGFPDLPPVTVPTEVAGLTQLNPDRIRNSLVAGLGFVPQLPPSELAFFGDRMLMWFTTCDERRLGEWEYRSWMDAVRADGKSLAYREYLARALTRITVAAKSETSSARTIGTIGEALVFAGAGIGPYRGGVDRILNGPTNEAWIDPWVAHLSGQGVRFVTGAGLTGLRVSGDRITGANAGGRAVQADWYVCAMPADRAATILDDAVLTADPALAGMRELVMDWMVGVQFYLRQPTGVPEGHIAALGSPWAITALRQAPMWRGDFAARYGDGTVVECLSADVSDWDTPGILFGKPAKQCSKDEVVQEVWAQLKRWLNTGTGWLRDEDLRSWFVDPGVHFEEGGNRNDTPLLVNTVGSWDHRPEARSAIGNLFVAGDHVRTGINLATMESACEAGRKAANGILDAAGDNAPRASVFPMYAPAELEPLKRIDADRYRAGLPHLLDM
- a CDS encoding NAD(P)/FAD-dependent oxidoreductase codes for the protein MPTDDPAESQPADPNPHATPPRARTEHHDAGPGRVTSEETDCPEREFADVVVVGARCAGSAAAIAFARAGRRVVVLDSARFPADTLSTHLLWPAGVAEVAALGALERVRELGAPPLRIAFAAGAGQIVRAPFTPIEGIGYAMCVRRTGFDAALVATARAAGATVYESMRVTELIRDGRRVTGVRAVDRVGAVHEVRARLVVGADGRRSTVARLAGTLEPYRAKPSGRACYFGYWRDGRPEWRDTAAQWRDGDLLGTAFPCEDGTVLSLIQPPVRRGPRTGRDTERRYREMVAAIPDLAARLDGSELIGRVRSATDIVSYFRHSSGPGWALAGDAGHFKDPVTAQGMRDAMRYGRLLGEHTASVLDDAPALDRAVTRWERQRELECLPMYQWTNRLARGTEMTPLEVQMYRTGATDPHLAALALDVMTRARTPDQLLTPSRAARFAVQALRHASPAAVAGTVLQEIRDNAVDWRERQLARWGATVTRWVPAASK
- a CDS encoding TetR/AcrR family transcriptional regulator — translated: MASLTRPGSRSRQRDERRDAVERRVLAAVDRLLATGVTYTELPVARIAAEADIARSTFYRYFPDKSRLLIRMADLATDEQFRTAELWWAADHLDGEEGVVTAMRLMIAGTRAHHLVLRALTEVAGYDRDVGEYWRDRISRFTELVRARLDRERERGRISADLEVEATAIALTCMVERAIDFTFAIGNPVDDEQLARALGRTIWQAVYAGGAPTAT
- a CDS encoding VOC family protein is translated as MELRRVHHVAVITSDYERSKAFYTEVLGLRVIAENYRAERRSWKLDLALADGTQIELFSFPDPPARPSRPEACGLRHLAFAVDDVEAALTELRGRGVAVEQVRVDEYTGRRFAFFADPDGLPLELYEV